One stretch of Chryseobacterium indologenes DNA includes these proteins:
- a CDS encoding DUF4139 domain-containing protein, whose translation MKRYLLITIFSVAVFKAQEIKKEIEVKQATVFLQGAKIFGNTNVNLQKGRNMVRIVNLPNNLDENTYKINLEKNTTLLSITPQSNFLKEDQLSDSEKKLDDERKKLQRQVSLLNIQIKNLTGEQTIINDNLKVSANDKSTPQEQLIKLTEFYRKRMLEIDNQVFLLNEQKSTLDKSIAKLNKQSEEEQTHKNTNRKELLLEILADHNTSLNLGVSYIVSDAGWIPSYDLRAESVKKPLEMVYKGKIYQKTGQDWKNIKLFVSTYRPSYNQNRPILSPLYVAEYTAHNPMQEVAEYKFKKETALTNAYQMRQDITARPSQVPIASVSDNQMNVIYELNYNQTILSQEKEQYVILDKKQIDAAYKYHTVPKINNQVFLMAFVKNWQNLNLINGEANIYFEDNYIGKTNITSNYVKEEFPISLGIDERITVKRIKVEDKASQRAMNSNKWETETYQISIRNNTKEGIELEVLDQLPISENSKISIKAIQTEGGNLDEKTGSILWNKTISSGGSEKINFSYEVKYPKDMQIQYYNR comes from the coding sequence ATGAAACGCTATCTTTTAATCACAATATTTTCAGTCGCCGTCTTTAAAGCACAGGAAATAAAAAAGGAAATTGAAGTAAAGCAGGCTACCGTATTTCTTCAGGGTGCCAAAATTTTTGGAAACACCAATGTCAACCTTCAGAAAGGGCGCAATATGGTAAGAATTGTCAATTTGCCCAATAATCTGGACGAAAATACCTATAAAATCAATCTTGAAAAAAATACAACTCTCCTATCCATCACTCCACAAAGCAATTTTCTGAAAGAAGACCAGCTTTCTGACAGCGAAAAAAAGCTGGATGATGAAAGAAAAAAACTTCAAAGACAGGTAAGTCTGTTAAACATTCAGATTAAAAATCTGACGGGAGAGCAGACTATCATCAATGATAATTTAAAAGTATCTGCCAATGATAAATCTACTCCACAGGAACAGCTCATTAAACTGACTGAGTTTTACAGGAAAAGAATGCTGGAAATTGATAATCAGGTCTTTTTACTGAATGAGCAAAAAAGCACACTGGATAAAAGTATTGCAAAGCTTAACAAACAATCTGAGGAGGAGCAAACCCATAAAAATACCAACAGGAAAGAACTCCTGCTGGAAATTCTTGCCGACCATAATACCAGCCTGAATCTGGGGGTAAGCTATATCGTTTCTGATGCAGGCTGGATTCCTTCTTACGATCTGCGTGCTGAATCTGTAAAAAAACCTCTTGAAATGGTTTACAAAGGAAAAATCTATCAAAAAACGGGACAAGACTGGAAAAACATAAAATTGTTTGTCTCTACCTACAGACCTTCTTATAACCAGAACAGACCTATTCTTTCTCCATTATATGTGGCCGAATATACAGCTCATAACCCTATGCAGGAAGTTGCTGAATATAAGTTTAAAAAGGAAACTGCTTTAACAAATGCTTATCAAATGAGGCAAGACATCACTGCAAGACCAAGCCAGGTTCCGATTGCTTCTGTTTCCGATAACCAAATGAATGTCATCTATGAGCTGAACTATAACCAAACGATTCTAAGTCAGGAAAAAGAACAATATGTGATTCTCGATAAAAAACAAATTGATGCTGCTTATAAATACCATACAGTTCCAAAGATCAATAACCAAGTATTCCTGATGGCTTTTGTAAAAAACTGGCAAAATCTCAACCTTATTAATGGAGAAGCCAATATTTATTTTGAAGATAACTATATCGGAAAAACCAATATTACCAGCAATTATGTGAAGGAAGAATTCCCAATATCCCTTGGAATAGATGAAAGAATTACGGTAAAAAGGATCAAAGTGGAAGACAAAGCTTCTCAAAGAGCGATGAATTCGAATAAATGGGAAACTGAAACCTATCAGATCAGCATCAGAAATAATACCAAAGAAGGTATTGAACTGGAAGTTCTTGACCAGCTTCCTATCAGTGAAAATTCTAAAATTTCAATAAAAGCCATACAAACCGAAGGTGGCAACCTGGATGAAAAGACGGGAAGCATACTTTGGAATAAAACTATAAGTTCCGGTGGTTCTGAAAAGATCAATTTCTCTTATGAAGTAAAGTATCCTAAGGATATGCAGATTCAATATTACAACAGATAA
- a CDS encoding VWA domain-containing protein, whose amino-acid sequence MTTLKTLAIAAAFLNSGTNPVISCSKSDPKSTELTVQNASVSSVNTTSKDNKIQVALLLDTSNSMDGLIEQAKSRLWNIVNTLTTLKYNGHTPQVEIALYEYGNDGIRDENYIRQVTPLTQDLDLVSEKLFALRTNGGSEYCGAVIRDASANLNWDGNEKSMKLIYIAGNEPFNQGRINYKEAISKAKNKNIYTNTIFCGSWEEGIQSYWQNGATTGGGKYFNIDSDKKVMYIETPYDIRISECNAKLNDTYIYYGNRGSEYKLKQIAQDKNAEIQSVSNLVERTVSKSKKNAYKNEHWDLIDKAEKDAGFIANMKESEVPDELKGKSKAEIQKAVALKSAAREKIQREIEELSKKRQTYIDNEMKKRGTDDSDDLGKAIESSIQELAKKNGYSL is encoded by the coding sequence ATGACAACTTTAAAAACCTTAGCCATTGCAGCTGCTTTTTTAAATTCCGGTACCAATCCGGTTATCAGCTGCTCGAAAAGTGATCCGAAAAGCACAGAGTTAACGGTACAAAATGCTTCAGTATCTTCTGTAAACACTACATCCAAGGATAATAAAATCCAGGTGGCTCTTTTACTTGATACTTCCAACAGTATGGACGGATTGATTGAACAGGCAAAATCAAGGCTCTGGAACATCGTGAATACATTAACCACATTAAAGTACAACGGCCATACTCCACAAGTGGAAATTGCCCTTTATGAATATGGAAATGATGGTATCAGGGATGAAAACTACATCCGTCAGGTGACTCCTCTTACTCAGGACCTTGATCTGGTTTCTGAAAAACTATTTGCTTTAAGAACTAATGGTGGAAGTGAGTACTGCGGAGCTGTTATCCGGGATGCTTCTGCCAACCTGAACTGGGATGGCAATGAAAAAAGTATGAAACTGATTTATATTGCCGGGAATGAGCCTTTCAATCAGGGAAGAATAAACTATAAAGAGGCAATCTCGAAAGCAAAAAATAAAAACATCTATACCAATACCATTTTCTGCGGAAGCTGGGAAGAAGGAATCCAGAGTTACTGGCAGAATGGGGCTACAACAGGGGGCGGAAAATACTTTAATATCGACAGTGATAAAAAGGTGATGTATATTGAAACACCTTATGATATAAGAATTTCCGAATGCAATGCCAAATTGAACGACACCTACATTTACTATGGAAACCGAGGTTCTGAATATAAGCTGAAACAAATTGCCCAGGATAAAAATGCAGAAATACAGTCCGTTTCCAATCTGGTAGAAAGAACTGTTTCCAAGTCTAAAAAGAACGCCTACAAAAATGAGCATTGGGATCTGATTGATAAAGCTGAAAAGGATGCCGGCTTTATTGCCAATATGAAAGAGAGTGAAGTTCCGGACGAGCTGAAGGGAAAAAGTAAAGCGGAAATACAAAAAGCAGTAGCTCTAAAATCGGCAGCTCGTGAAAAGATTCAAAGAGAAATAGAAGAACTTTCTAAAAAACGTCAGACCTATATTGATAACGAAATGAAAAAAAGAGGAACTGATGATTCTGATGATCTTGGAAAAGCCATTGAAAGCTCTATACAGGAACTCGCCAAAAAGAATGGATATAGCCTGTAG
- a CDS encoding LytR/AlgR family response regulator transcription factor, translating into MKIKAVIVDDELIAREVLRSYLTKYCPQVEILGEAENIKEAVPLIADKQPQLVFLDVEMPFGNAFDVLEATKEFSYETIFITAFSQYSLQALNKSASYYILKPIDIQELILAVNKVAESLEKKEELNRNKILLENLKLKPEKQQLILPTLQGFDVVKTEDIVRLQADGNFTQVYLTDGSKKMVCRFLKHFDDLLENPFVRVHRSHIINTSFVKSYHKSGTVMLADDTEIEVSGSFKDNFLKVFS; encoded by the coding sequence ATGAAAATTAAAGCTGTAATTGTAGATGATGAATTGATTGCAAGAGAAGTATTGAGAAGCTATCTTACAAAATACTGCCCGCAGGTAGAAATTCTTGGTGAGGCGGAAAATATTAAAGAAGCTGTTCCTTTAATTGCAGATAAACAGCCTCAATTGGTTTTTTTAGATGTAGAAATGCCCTTTGGGAATGCCTTTGACGTATTAGAGGCTACCAAAGAATTTTCTTATGAAACCATTTTCATTACTGCATTTTCACAATATTCTTTACAGGCTTTAAACAAATCTGCAAGCTATTATATTTTAAAACCTATTGACATCCAGGAGCTTATACTGGCTGTGAACAAGGTAGCTGAAAGTTTAGAGAAAAAAGAAGAGCTCAACCGAAATAAAATTCTATTGGAGAACTTAAAATTAAAGCCTGAAAAACAACAGCTTATTCTTCCCACCTTACAAGGGTTTGATGTTGTGAAAACAGAGGATATTGTCAGGCTTCAGGCAGATGGAAACTTTACTCAGGTATATCTTACCGATGGCTCAAAGAAAATGGTCTGCAGGTTTTTGAAACATTTTGATGATCTTTTGGAAAACCCTTTTGTGAGAGTTCACCGTTCCCATATCATCAACACATCTTTTGTAAAATCTTATCATAAAAGTGGAACCGTAATGCTTGCTGATGATACTGAAATTGAAGTATCAGGAAGCTTTAAAGACAATTTTCTGAAGGTTTTCTCCTAG
- a CDS encoding SIMPL domain-containing protein — translation MKLKHFLLIGILTLGSFVNAQEVKKNAIEVTGVAEMEVEPDEVFFSIGIKGDTKNDLTDNEKKMFEILKSAGVRNEDIKFKSTYQNIYAKNGKFTKNYEFKANAKANLSKIFEDLNQKWVSSLNISEVKNTKIADFRKTVKINALKAAKEKADYLLESMGKKVGNVLEITEIEDYTSDTIMPVAYKSRMSNVQLEMADASLDLSFDNIENIKLKYSIKTRYEIL, via the coding sequence ATGAAATTGAAACATTTTTTATTAATCGGAATTTTAACCCTGGGAAGCTTTGTAAATGCTCAGGAAGTAAAGAAAAACGCAATTGAAGTAACTGGTGTTGCAGAAATGGAAGTAGAACCGGATGAAGTTTTCTTCAGTATCGGAATAAAGGGAGATACTAAAAACGATCTGACAGACAATGAAAAAAAGATGTTCGAGATCTTAAAGAGCGCAGGAGTAAGAAACGAGGATATTAAATTTAAGTCAACGTACCAGAACATTTATGCAAAAAACGGAAAATTCACTAAGAACTATGAGTTTAAAGCCAATGCAAAAGCAAATCTTAGTAAAATATTTGAAGACCTTAACCAGAAATGGGTAAGCAGCCTGAATATTTCAGAAGTCAAGAATACGAAAATTGCAGACTTCAGAAAAACCGTGAAAATCAATGCTTTAAAAGCAGCGAAAGAAAAGGCAGATTATTTATTGGAAAGCATGGGTAAAAAGGTGGGAAATGTTCTTGAAATCACCGAGATTGAGGACTATACCAGCGATACGATAATGCCTGTTGCTTACAAAAGCAGAATGAGCAATGTACAATTGGAAATGGCTGATGCTTCTTTAGATCTTTCTTTTGACAATATTGAAAACATCAAACTGAAATACAGCATCAAAACAAGATACGAAATCCTTTAA
- a CDS encoding tetratricopeptide repeat-containing sensor histidine kinase, which yields MGNILMAQDSTKVSQVLKSAAKLKKAVDKNDDKGAAEVYVNMGTDYYNQGNYAKSEEYFTKAKMLYQKLNDKKNLESVTRKLAQSQEKQNKITPALSNYSMAAQMSYSEKSKVVNTNDVARLSSPTPELRAEAIQNNINISKKENEQASVAEGYSQLAEVNIQQKDIYKAEENLNNAYKISKKEAPQQALAINQKLADLYVENKNFDKAIEAKKKVLKEDFVKDNSQEKVNQIQELADIYIKKNDPKEAAELLKNAYGIALDKGHTLEAQKSVKKLDSLYAISGNVDASVQLYRDFLGKLPDLVSKDRSLVDNKILEDTEQRISQLEKEKELKDELIRKKNVFNYGLIGALILLTGLIVFIFRTLKKVQVKNKKIALQSLRREMNPHFIFNSLNSVNHFIATNNELEANQYLTKFSKLMRGVMENSTDDFIPFQQELDLLQNYLALEKTRFADKFDYEIDVDENLNMQSLQVPGMLVQPFLENAIWHGLRYRTEKGFLKLNFEKNEHYLKIIIEDNGIGIEESKKQKTQHQKTREGRGMKNTLERIQLLNDLYKRDITCSVKDKPNQNGVLVTIQINLA from the coding sequence TTGGGAAATATACTCATGGCACAGGATTCTACAAAGGTTTCTCAAGTGCTGAAGTCGGCAGCAAAGCTGAAGAAAGCTGTAGACAAAAATGATGATAAAGGTGCTGCAGAAGTCTATGTAAACATGGGAACTGATTATTATAATCAGGGAAACTATGCCAAGAGTGAGGAATATTTTACCAAAGCTAAAATGCTTTACCAGAAACTTAATGATAAAAAAAATCTGGAATCTGTTACCCGGAAATTAGCTCAGTCACAGGAAAAACAGAATAAAATAACCCCGGCGCTCAGTAATTACAGCATGGCAGCGCAGATGAGCTATAGTGAAAAAAGTAAGGTAGTGAATACCAATGATGTAGCCAGGCTTTCATCTCCCACACCGGAACTTCGGGCAGAAGCGATCCAGAATAATATTAATATAAGTAAAAAAGAAAATGAGCAAGCCAGTGTAGCAGAGGGGTACAGCCAGTTGGCAGAAGTTAATATACAGCAGAAAGATATTTATAAAGCAGAAGAAAACCTTAATAATGCTTATAAAATTTCAAAAAAGGAAGCCCCACAACAGGCTTTGGCTATTAACCAAAAGCTGGCCGATCTGTATGTTGAAAATAAGAACTTTGATAAAGCCATTGAGGCTAAGAAGAAGGTTTTAAAGGAGGATTTTGTAAAAGATAATTCACAGGAGAAAGTTAACCAGATTCAGGAACTGGCAGATATTTATATCAAAAAAAACGATCCAAAAGAAGCAGCAGAACTGTTGAAGAATGCTTACGGAATTGCTTTGGATAAAGGTCATACATTGGAAGCTCAGAAAAGTGTGAAAAAGCTTGATAGTCTGTATGCTATTTCAGGGAATGTTGATGCATCAGTTCAGTTGTACAGAGATTTTTTAGGCAAGCTCCCTGATTTGGTTTCTAAGGACAGAAGCCTTGTAGATAATAAGATTCTGGAAGATACTGAACAACGAATCTCACAGTTGGAAAAGGAAAAAGAGCTTAAGGATGAGCTTATCCGAAAGAAAAATGTTTTCAATTACGGACTGATAGGAGCTTTGATCCTGCTGACCGGGTTAATTGTTTTTATTTTCAGAACCCTGAAAAAAGTACAGGTAAAAAATAAAAAAATCGCACTTCAATCCCTTAGAAGAGAGATGAACCCCCACTTTATTTTCAACAGTTTGAATAGTGTCAATCATTTCATTGCCACTAATAATGAATTGGAAGCGAATCAATATCTGACAAAGTTTTCCAAATTGATGCGCGGGGTAATGGAAAATTCTACCGATGATTTTATTCCTTTTCAACAGGAGCTGGATCTTCTGCAAAATTATCTGGCACTTGAAAAAACACGTTTTGCAGATAAATTTGACTACGAAATTGATGTAGATGAAAATCTGAACATGCAGAGCCTGCAGGTTCCCGGAATGCTGGTACAGCCATTCCTGGAAAATGCAATCTGGCACGGGCTGCGTTACAGAACAGAAAAAGGCTTTTTAAAATTAAATTTTGAGAAAAATGAACACTATCTAAAGATTATTATTGAAGACAATGGAATAGGAATTGAAGAAAGTAAAAAACAGAAAACCCAGCATCAGAAAACCCGTGAAGGAAGAGGTATGAAAAACACCCTGGAACGAATTCAGCTGCTTAATGACCTGTATAAAAGAGATATTACCTGTTCTGTAAAAGATAAACCAAATCAGAATGGAGTTTTGGTCACAATTCAAATTAATCTGGCATAA